The Pyxidicoccus sp. MSG2 DNA segment GTACGTGGTCCCCTGCCGGGCCTCCGGGGAGCCCGTCACCACGAGCGCACCGCTGGCCACGTCGTACTCGGCGCGCTCGCCGCGGGCCATGCGGTCGCCGTCCTCGGCCTGCACGCCGCCGGTGCACACCACGCGCGTCACCACGCGGGGCTGGGTGTAGTAGGCAATCATGCGGTCGCAGCGCAGGTTCATCGTCCGGTGCGTCGCCTTCACGTTGCCCGTCAGGGTCGCCTGGGTGCGCTCGCCCTCGATGCGGTCGGCCGAAATCTGCACCGGCTCCTTCAGGTTCGTCGGCGCCAGCGAGCTGCCCGGGCGCGAGCCCGCGTCGGCGGCGGGCGGCACTCCCCCGTCGACGGGAGCCGCCGCGGCGGCGGGCACCGGTTGGGCGACGAAGAAGGCCATCACGAGGAACTCAATCACTCTGCCGCTCCCAGCACGGTTTCCACCGAGCCATCGAAGATGAACGTCTCGTCCTGCGTGGACAGCTCGAAGCGGTCCGAGCGCAGCCGGTAGTCCGGCCCCTTCACCGTCACGCCCTCGTTTCCTCGCGCCTGCCCGGTGGTGGCGTCGTACGTCAACCGGGGCGTCTCCACCACCATGCCCTCCCCCGTGCGGATGACGACGCCGCCGGAGGCCACCAACTGCTTGGACGCGAGGTTGCCTTCCATATTCGGGGCGCGCACCACCATGCCCCCCGAGGTGCCGGCCGGGCCCTTCACCGCACCCTGCCCCGGGGGCACCTTCAGCACCGCATTCGTCCCCTGCACGTCGCCGCCGGCCCGCTGGTACGTGAGCCGCTCGGCGGTGCCGGACAGGGTGAGCTGCTCGCCCTGGTAGGACTCCAGGCGCGCGCCGTGGAGCACCACCTGGGGTGGAGGCTGCTCCTGGGGCCCTTCCTCGCGGGGACG contains these protein-coding regions:
- a CDS encoding LptA/OstA family protein, encoding MIEFLVMAFFVAQPVPAAAAAPVDGGVPPAADAGSRPGSSLAPTNLKEPVQISADRIEGERTQATLTGNVKATHRTMNLRCDRMIAYYTQPRVVTRVVCTGGVQAEDGDRMARGERAEYDVASGALVVTGSPEARQGTTYMRGTKVRLTLGSERLEVENAVIIFEPPPSTAPTPPRRKGAGTPARPSPAAPAPAAPPAAQGGTAK